A region of the Candidatus Cloacimonadota bacterium genome:
CGCTCCTCCATTTACAGCATCCGTCGTTCAGTCTCAATCTTCCCCCTCTGAGCTTACTATATATGAAGCAGATATCATCGGGTTATCATCGAGTGACCACTGCATTATAACGCGTTTATATCTAGTTCGGCACTGCCGGATATATAGGGGGAATATCCAGGATATATAGTCTGAAACTCTGCTACATCAACATCGAAGGATCAATGTCGATCTGAAAATAGAGCTTGGTTTTAAAGGAATTGCAGATATTGTCTATGGCTTGTTTTAATACTGCCGGATTGTAGCCCTTCAAGATGAGATGATGGCGGTACATGTTGTTAATCTTGGTAAAGGGAGCGGGGGCAGGGCCCAGAATAAGCAAGTGCTCATCGGTCTTGGGCAGGTGATCCCGGCTCAAGCGTGCCATTTCGGAAACGATTTCCTGTTCATCTGCGCTTTGATAGAGGATGCGCGCCAAACGGTAGTAGGGAGGGTAATACAGCCTTTTACGCAATGCTGTTTCCACGCGGGCAAAGCCTTCAAAATCCTGATGGCTGGCATATTGAATGGCGTAGTGCTCGGGATTGTAGGTCTGGATGATTACTTCTCCTTTCTTCTCTGCTCTGCCGCTGCGTCCCGCTACTTGCGTAAGGAGCTGAAAGGTTCGTTCCGCAGAGCGAAAATCCGGGATGTTCAAGCTGATATCCGCGTTCACGATGCCAACCAGGGTTACATTGGGAAAGTCGAGTCCCTTGGTGATCATCTGCGTGCCCAACAGAATGTCCAGCTCATGCTTTTTCATGCGTTGATACATGCTTTTCAGGTTGATGCGGCTGCTGTCGCTATCCAATCTGAGAATCCGCGCCATGGGAAAAAGAATCTTCAGGCTTTGTTCTACCTTCTGAGTTCCAGGATATCCATAGGAAAAAGTAAAAGAATTGCAGGAGGGGCATCGTCGGGGTACGGGGTAGAAGGATCCGCAATAATGACATTGCATTTCTTCACGGTCGCGATGGTAATACATGCTAATTTCGCAGTTTGGACAGGTAATCAGTTTACCGCATTTCAAGCATTGCACAAAGGATGAATATCCGCGGCGGTTTTGGAAGAGGATTACTTGTTCTTTACGATCCAGCCGTTGTGCTATCGCCTTGGCCAAGTCGTCCGAAATCAGTTCTGTGCTGTCACAATCGCAGAGATCCAGGATTCTAACTTCCGGCAATTTGTAGTTCATCGGGCGTTGAAGCAATTTGTGCAGTTTATACTTTCCGGTCATACTGTTGTTCCAGCTTTCCAGAGATGGCGTGGCAGAACCCAATATAACTTGCGCACCTTGCTGTTGCGCTCGTACTATTGCTACATCCCGTCCATTGTAGCGGGGTTGGCTATCCTGTTTATAACTTTGTTCATGCTCTTCATCTACGATGATCAGTCCCAGGTTTTGCACGGGAGCAAAGATCGCACTACGGGCTCCAAGAGCGATGCGGCATTCGCCATTCTGCAGCTTTTGCCACTGGGCAAAGCGTTGGGTGTCGGTTAACTGACTATGTAGTATGGCGAGTTGTTCACCAAAGCTTGCATCAAATTTGTCCAGCATTTGGGGAGTGAGGGCGATCTCCGGGATTAGAAAGATCACGGATTTTCCGGCATTCAGATACTTCCGGATTATCTCGATGTATACCTCGGTCTTGCCACTACCGGTGATGCCATAGAGTAAGTGAACCTGAAAGCTGCCAAAATCTGAGGATATTTCTGAGATGGCAGAAATCTGTGCATCATTCAACACGATGTTCTTGGCTTTTGCGCCTGTATCCCTGAGTAATTGAGCGCTCTGCACTTCTCTGGGGAAGATCTTGATAATTCCCTTTTTCACTAATGCCTTGAGGCTGCTGTAGGAAACTACATTGCTGATGTCCGCCATGGGGAAGGGCTTGGTCTGAGTTTTGATGAGTTCCCAAGCTTCTCTTTGCCTGAGTGGAAGAGTGTCCGGATCAAAATCACTACTTATTATCTGAATAAAATTTAGGATCTTGGGCTTATCTTTGTGCCGCAATTTGTTATCTATCTTTAGTAAACCTGCAGTTGCAGCGGCTTCGCAGAGACGGTATATGGGAAGATTGGGGAAGCTTTTACGCAGATCGCATATTCGGCTTTTTCCACTGTGGATCAAAGCTCTGTAGAGTGCTTCAAACTGAGGGGGGATATCTTCTTCGGGGCCAATCCAGATCAGTTCGGCATCCACATCACTTTGCAGCTTTGCAGGAAGCATGGCAAATAGTGCTTTTCCCATGCTGCAATGATAGTATTCGGACATCCATCTTGCAAGCTTGATCAACTCAAGTGGCAGGATGGCAGTGTCGTCCAAAACCTCGGCAACGGACTTGTAGTTTAGCTTTCCAGCAGTATGGCTTTCCAGACATATACCCAGCATCAGTTTGGCTTTGAGAGGTACCAACACCCGGGCACCCAGAGGTATGGGATCCTGGCTGCTATAGCTGAAATCACGGTTTATTCCAAGAGGGAGTGCGATTTTGTAGTAATGCATGGTTATAGGCAATGGAAAGCCTGATTTTTGTCAATACAAAGCTCACAAAAAAAGGCCTCGTACAATAACGAGGCCATTATTAAGTATATGATTGATTAACTTACATTATCCTGCTCTTACGCGGAACTGGTATGCTTCTTCCTGGCTTACATTGAATCTCCAGCTGTTTACGATGGATTTTACACGTGCCACAAAGGATTCTGGATAAGCTCCTGCAGGAACCACCATTGATTCTCTAACCGTACCATTGGCGTTTATAAACAGGGTGATGGTAAAGCTTACGCTTTGGCGTAATTGAGCTTCGCGATAGGCTTGGTCAATCTGAGCCTTACGAGCTTCCACCTGATCACGCAGATTTGTAACGCGGGCTATTCCGGCTTCATCCAATCCGGTTACACTACCTTCTTTGAGGGTCTGAATGCCTCTGCGTTTGTAATCTGCAGCAATTCTTTGCTGTTCCACAATGTCGCCCCAAGCTTTGCCGCTGGGAGCAAGAGCGCTGGCATCACCAACGATGTGCGTGCCTGCAACACCAGCAGGACGTTCGGAATGTCCGGCAGTTGCCGGTCCGCGGGTCACAACGGATCCTACGTCACCGAAATTCGGAGTGCTGGTTGCGCTGAAAGAGGATCCTGCTCCGGTTCCGGCTCCGCCGAAAGCTCCGCTGCCACCACCGGTACCACCTCCACCTCCACCTCCGCCGGGACGACGGGCAGAAAAGCCTTCCTGTACTGTGACGATTTTAAGAGTAGGTGCTACACCGGTTGCACTTGCATCGAATCCGCCGGCAAAAGCAGCATCCAGGGCAGAAGAGCCGTAGGCTCCGGGTACGCCTTGTTGGGCAGTTTGGCCGGTCTCAGCTTCTCCAGTCTCTTCCGGAGGAGTCTCTTGTGCGAAGCTTTGAGTCATAGGAGTGAGATCTGCTTCAACCCGCTGAGCTTCGCTCTTGATGTTTTCAAGGCGTTGTGCCACGGTTTCTTCTTCCATCACATAGTCAGGTTTCAGGGCAAGATCAAACAGGATAGCAAACACAACGGCAAGCAAGATTATCATCCACATCATCATCCGGTTGAAGCGGGTAGTAGAGTCAGGTTTTGCTCTGCGAGCATATTGTGCTACAATTTGTTTTTCTTCAGCAGTAAGCACAGCCACCCATGGTTCGCGGTATTCGAAATGGACGTCCCAATCTGGAGCAAGAGTAACAGTACCTTTCAGGTCTTTCTTCAAAACCAATTGGTTTCCTGAAAGCAGTTTGTTCTGTTTCAGATAGTTACCGTCCAAGACATTGCCGTCTTTCTCAATGGTCAATTGAGATCCGGGTAGCACTTGCATTACGTATTCGCCGCCTTGTTGTTTTACAAAGAGGTGTTTATCCGGAAAAGAAGGGGCTAATATCTGCCATTGCAGGAATTTGTTTGAGCCAATTGTGAAGCTTCTTTTGATTTCTCTGCCTTCTTTGGCGTAATCCAGAAACTTCCCTTTATAGTTCAATCTAAGACTTAGTATTTTAGCCATACTACCTCCCCTTACATTCTAGAGGCAGTTCGGTATGATTGTAACCAATCTGCTTCTTCCAAAGTTGCGAAATAAATGTTTGCGTAACCCACTGAGGTGCCAACACTCACTATCTGAGTTACATATCCACAAGGCAGATCTGCATCGGCCTGAACTATTAGACAGGCATCACCAAGTTTGTCTTCCGGGATCACACTGATCTCAGTTTTGAAGAAATCCTGCATGACTTGGC
Encoded here:
- the priA gene encoding primosomal protein N' → MPITMHYYKIALPLGINRDFSYSSQDPIPLGARVLVPLKAKLMLGICLESHTAGKLNYKSVAEVLDDTAILPLELIKLARWMSEYYHCSMGKALFAMLPAKLQSDVDAELIWIGPEEDIPPQFEALYRALIHSGKSRICDLRKSFPNLPIYRLCEAAATAGLLKIDNKLRHKDKPKILNFIQIISSDFDPDTLPLRQREAWELIKTQTKPFPMADISNVVSYSSLKALVKKGIIKIFPREVQSAQLLRDTGAKAKNIVLNDAQISAISEISSDFGSFQVHLLYGITGSGKTEVYIEIIRKYLNAGKSVIFLIPEIALTPQMLDKFDASFGEQLAILHSQLTDTQRFAQWQKLQNGECRIALGARSAIFAPVQNLGLIIVDEEHEQSYKQDSQPRYNGRDVAIVRAQQQGAQVILGSATPSLESWNNSMTGKYKLHKLLQRPMNYKLPEVRILDLCDCDSTELISDDLAKAIAQRLDRKEQVILFQNRRGYSSFVQCLKCGKLITCPNCEISMYYHRDREEMQCHYCGSFYPVPRRCPSCNSFTFSYGYPGTQKVEQSLKILFPMARILRLDSDSSRINLKSMYQRMKKHELDILLGTQMITKGLDFPNVTLVGIVNADISLNIPDFRSAERTFQLLTQVAGRSGRAEKKGEVIIQTYNPEHYAIQYASHQDFEGFARVETALRKRLYYPPYYRLARILYQSADEQEIVSEMARLSRDHLPKTDEHLLILGPAPAPFTKINNMYRHHLILKGYNPAVLKQAIDNICNSFKTKLYFQIDIDPSMLM